The proteins below come from a single Planctomycetota bacterium genomic window:
- the lipB gene encoding lipoyl(octanoyl) transferase LipB, with the protein MAELTYLDIGREAYEPTLRLQKRLVERVKAAPKERAYLVLVEHFPAVITLGRGTRGAPIVASRDRLRAEGIEVHESSRGGDVTYHGPGQVVGYPILRLDLHGRDVHRYLRDLEEVLIRLLARFGVEGRRSEGLTGVWVGGEKVAAIGVAVTRWVSYHGFALNVSTNLGHFDLIVPCGIRGCGVTSLERLLGRKVSVAEVKAPLVECLVDVFGFDGARAGCVSEESPEKETGARRAAGAEHGA; encoded by the coding sequence ATGGCCGAACTCACCTACCTCGACATCGGCCGCGAGGCCTACGAACCGACGCTCAGGCTCCAGAAACGCCTGGTCGAGCGGGTCAAGGCCGCCCCCAAAGAACGGGCTTACCTCGTTCTCGTCGAACACTTCCCGGCGGTGATTACCCTCGGCCGCGGCACGCGGGGCGCGCCCATTGTGGCCTCGCGCGACCGCCTTCGGGCCGAGGGCATCGAGGTCCACGAATCGAGCCGCGGCGGCGACGTCACCTATCACGGGCCCGGCCAAGTCGTGGGCTACCCGATTCTGCGGCTGGACCTTCACGGTCGCGACGTCCATCGGTACTTGCGGGACCTGGAGGAGGTGCTGATCCGCCTCCTGGCGCGGTTCGGCGTCGAAGGCCGGCGCTCCGAGGGACTCACGGGCGTGTGGGTGGGCGGCGAGAAGGTGGCGGCCATCGGCGTCGCCGTCACCCGCTGGGTTTCCTATCACGGCTTCGCGCTGAACGTCTCGACGAACCTCGGGCACTTCGACCTGATTGTGCCGTGCGGCATTCGCGGCTGCGGGGTGACGAGCCTGGAGCGGCTCCTGGGGCGCAAGGTCTCCGTTGCGGAGGTCAAAGCGCCCCTTGTAGAATGCCTGGTGGACGTTTTCGGATTCGACGGTGCGCGGGCCGGCTGCGTCTCGGAAGAATCGCCCGAAAAGGAAACCGGCGCGCGGCGCGCCGCGGGAGCAGAGCATGGGGCCTGA
- the lipA gene encoding lipoyl synthase, with translation MGPEASAVKRATRFPPWIRKRIPAGDEAARVRRLLTGLGLATVCSGAHCPNLAECYARGTATFLILGESCTRSCRFCAIPMADPGPPREDEPEAVAEAAARLGLRHIVVTSVTRDDLVDGGAGHFARTICAVRARLPQAVIEVLTPDFQGSRAALDAVLDARPDIFNHNVETVPRLYPAIRPEADYRRSLEVLAYVKRQAEARGLKTWTKSGLMVGLGETPDEMRGVLGDLREAGCDIVTIGQYLSPSAAHAPVVRFVEPGEFEAWEAEARAMGFRAAASGPFVRSSYEAERIFRERAAGSPRGLPRAAEPPP, from the coding sequence ATGGGGCCTGAAGCATCGGCCGTGAAACGCGCGACGCGGTTCCCGCCGTGGATTAGGAAGCGCATCCCCGCGGGCGACGAGGCCGCACGCGTCCGCCGCCTGCTGACCGGCCTCGGCCTCGCGACCGTCTGCTCGGGCGCCCACTGTCCGAACCTCGCCGAATGTTACGCGCGCGGGACGGCGACATTTCTGATTCTCGGCGAATCGTGCACCCGCTCGTGCCGGTTTTGCGCGATACCGATGGCGGACCCCGGCCCGCCGCGCGAGGACGAACCGGAAGCGGTCGCCGAAGCCGCCGCGAGGCTGGGCCTCCGCCACATCGTCGTCACGAGCGTGACGCGCGACGACCTGGTGGACGGCGGGGCGGGGCACTTCGCCCGCACCATCTGCGCGGTCCGCGCCCGCCTGCCCCAGGCCGTCATCGAAGTCCTGACGCCCGACTTTCAAGGCTCGCGCGCGGCGCTGGATGCGGTCCTCGACGCGCGGCCGGACATCTTCAACCACAACGTGGAAACGGTTCCTCGCCTGTATCCGGCGATCCGGCCGGAGGCCGATTATCGCCGGAGCCTCGAAGTTCTCGCGTACGTCAAGCGGCAGGCGGAGGCTCGGGGCTTGAAAACGTGGACGAAAAGCGGCTTGATGGTGGGGCTGGGCGAGACGCCGGATGAGATGCGCGGGGTGCTGGGCGACCTGCGAGAGGCGGGGTGCGACATCGTGACGATCGGCCAATACCTTTCACCCTCGGCGGCGCACGCGCCGGTGGTCCGCTTCGTAGAGCCGGGCGAGTTCGAGGCGTGGGAGGCGGAGGCCCGCGCGATGGGTTTCCGCGCCGCGGCCTCCGGGCCGTTCGTCCGGTCGAGTTACGAGGCCGAACGCATCTTTCGCGAGCGCGCGGCGGGTTCGCCGCGGGGCTTGCCCCGCGCTGCCGAGCCGCCGCCGTGA
- the tmk gene encoding dTMP kinase, whose protein sequence is MSETFPGRFIVLDGPEGCGKTTQVQRLVARLREQGRQATAVRDPGSTPVSERIREVLLDRRLPDMDARTELFLYMASRAEMVARIVRPLLEGGLVVVSERFVSSSVAYQGFAGGIEPALIWEMGRVATGGIEPDLTIILDLEIEAGFARIARARDRMESKDRAYHEKVRQGFLAMASERPDRFVVVDASRAPDAVARDIESAVKRVLR, encoded by the coding sequence GTGTCCGAAACGTTTCCAGGCCGGTTCATCGTGCTCGACGGGCCCGAAGGGTGCGGCAAGACGACCCAGGTCCAGCGCCTGGTCGCGCGTCTGCGCGAGCAAGGGCGCCAGGCCACAGCGGTCCGCGACCCTGGCTCGACGCCCGTCTCGGAGCGCATCCGCGAGGTCCTGCTGGACAGGCGCCTGCCGGACATGGATGCCCGCACGGAACTGTTCCTCTACATGGCGAGCCGGGCCGAAATGGTCGCGCGGATCGTCCGGCCGCTTCTCGAGGGCGGATTGGTCGTCGTCTCCGAAAGGTTCGTCTCGTCGAGCGTGGCGTACCAGGGCTTTGCGGGCGGCATCGAGCCGGCCCTCATCTGGGAGATGGGCCGCGTGGCGACCGGCGGCATCGAGCCGGACCTGACGATCATCCTCGACCTGGAGATCGAGGCCGGTTTCGCGCGGATCGCGCGGGCGCGCGACCGGATGGAATCCAAGGACCGGGCGTACCACGAGAAGGTCCGCCAGGGGTTCCTGGCGATGGCGAGCGAGCGGCCGGACCGGTTTGTCGTCGTGGACGCTTCGCGCGCGCCGGACGCGGTCGCCCGCGACATCGAATCGGCGGTGAAACGTGTCCTTCGATAA
- a CDS encoding DNA polymerase III subunit has protein sequence MSFDKVKHQKGAVRALRAAVGSDRMPHAFLFAGPRGVGKGLAARELAKVLLCETPRDAGPDGHDSCGACSCCERVERGTHPDVYWFRKEPDRNDFRLALVARREGSPDRVVTESVVLSPMEGPRTVTVLDDAELMNEEAANALLKSLEEPARHAVLILLCADASRLPGTILSRCQWVRFRPLPDAFVAEKVRALLLPEDGAVSDAEVAYASRFAGGSIERALSLVGNGLWDLKRAVVPLLAEMEESAALDIAERIAAWSRERAKDERVTNESREETALRREAARTALAAVASALRDALVLATVGEETPALVNADQTEAIRSLAAWPGEALLRAVGLLADAQRHISRYVHTELATENALIQVSRLRAVRAGA, from the coding sequence GTGTCCTTCGATAAGGTCAAGCATCAGAAAGGCGCGGTTCGGGCGCTGCGTGCGGCCGTGGGGTCCGACCGCATGCCGCACGCCTTTCTTTTCGCCGGCCCGCGCGGCGTCGGGAAAGGCCTGGCGGCGCGGGAACTGGCGAAGGTGCTCCTCTGCGAAACGCCGCGCGACGCCGGGCCCGACGGTCATGATTCGTGCGGTGCTTGTTCCTGCTGCGAGCGCGTGGAGCGCGGCACGCACCCCGACGTTTACTGGTTCCGCAAGGAGCCGGACCGCAACGATTTCCGCCTGGCGCTCGTGGCCCGGCGCGAAGGGAGCCCCGACCGCGTCGTGACCGAATCGGTGGTCCTCTCGCCGATGGAAGGGCCGCGGACCGTGACGGTGCTGGACGATGCGGAGTTGATGAACGAAGAGGCGGCGAACGCGCTCTTGAAGAGCCTCGAGGAACCGGCGCGCCACGCCGTCCTTATCCTCTTGTGCGCGGACGCTTCACGGCTGCCTGGGACGATCCTGTCGCGGTGCCAGTGGGTGCGTTTCCGGCCGCTTCCGGACGCGTTCGTCGCCGAGAAGGTGCGGGCGCTGCTGCTGCCCGAGGACGGGGCGGTTTCCGACGCGGAGGTCGCCTATGCCTCGCGTTTCGCGGGGGGGAGCATCGAGCGCGCCCTTTCGCTGGTCGGCAACGGCCTGTGGGACCTGAAGCGCGCCGTGGTGCCGCTCCTGGCGGAGATGGAGGAGTCGGCAGCGCTCGACATCGCGGAGCGCATCGCCGCCTGGTCGCGCGAGCGCGCCAAGGACGAGCGTGTCACGAACGAATCGCGTGAGGAAACCGCGCTGCGGCGCGAGGCGGCGCGGACGGCCCTGGCGGCCGTCGCGTCGGCCCTGCGCGACGCCCTCGTCCTGGCGACCGTGGGCGAGGAGACGCCGGCGCTCGTCAATGCCGACCAGACGGAGGCCATCCGCTCGCTGGCCGCGTGGCCCGGCGAGGCGCTTCTCCGGGCGGTCGGCCTCCTGGCGGACGCCCAGCGCCACATCAGCCGCTACGTCCACACGGAACTGGCGACCGAGAACGCCCTCATCCAGGTGAGCCGGCTCCGCGCCGTCCGCGCCGGCGCGTAG